A stretch of Schistocerca cancellata isolate TAMUIC-IGC-003103 chromosome 3, iqSchCanc2.1, whole genome shotgun sequence DNA encodes these proteins:
- the LOC126175730 gene encoding ion transport peptide isoform X2, which translates to MHHQKQQQQQKQQGEAPCRHLQWRLSGVVLCVLVVASLVSTAASSPLDPHHLAKRSFFDIQCKGVYDKSIFARLDRICEDCYNLFREPQLHSLCRSDCFKSPYFKGCLQALLLIDEEEKFNQMVEILGKK; encoded by the exons ATGCACcaccagaagcagcagcagcagcagaagcagcagggaGAGGCTCCATGCCGACATCTCCAGTGGCGGTTATCAGGGGTCGTCCTCTGTGTCCTCGTCGTAGCTAGCCTCGTTTCCACGGCGGCTTCCAGCCCGTTGGATCCACATCACCTTGCCAAAAGGTCCTTCTTCGACATCCAGTGTAAAGGAGTTTACGACAAGAGCATCTTTGCACGCCTCGACCGCATCTGCGAAGATTGCTACAACCTATTCCGCGAACCTCAGCTCCACTCTCTGTGCAG ATCTGACTGTTTCAAGAGCCCATACTTCAAAGGTTGTCTTCAGGCACTACTTCTGAttgatgaagaagaaaaatttaaccaAATGGTGGAAATACTGGGGAAGAAGTAG
- the LOC126175730 gene encoding ion transport peptide-like isoform X1 yields the protein MHHQKQQQQQKQQGEAPCRHLQWRLSGVVLCVLVVASLVSTAASSPLDPHHLAKRSFFDIQCKGVYDKSIFARLDRICEDCYNLFREPQLHSLCRKDCFTSDYFKGCIDVLLLQDDMDKIQSWIKQIHGAEPGV from the exons ATGCACcaccagaagcagcagcagcagcagaagcagcagggaGAGGCTCCATGCCGACATCTCCAGTGGCGGTTATCAGGGGTCGTCCTCTGTGTCCTCGTCGTAGCTAGCCTCGTTTCCACGGCGGCTTCCAGCCCGTTGGATCCACATCACCTTGCCAAAAGGTCCTTCTTCGACATCCAGTGTAAAGGAGTTTACGACAAGAGCATCTTTGCACGCCTCGACCGCATCTGCGAAGATTGCTACAACCTATTCCGCGAACCTCAGCTCCACTCTCTGTGCAG GAAAGACTGTTTCACATCTGACTACTTCAAAGGATGCATCGATGTTCTACTTCTCCAAGATGACATGGATAAGATACAGTCTTGGATAAAACAAATACATGGGGCAGAGCCAGGGGTTtag